A region from the Paenarthrobacter aurescens genome encodes:
- the groL gene encoding chaperonin GroEL (60 kDa chaperone family; promotes refolding of misfolded polypeptides especially under stressful conditions; forms two stacked rings of heptamers to form a barrel-shaped 14mer; ends can be capped by GroES; misfolded proteins enter the barrel where they are refolded when GroES binds) has protein sequence MAKQLAFNDAARRSLEAGIDKLANTVKVTLGPRGRNVVLDKKWGAPTITNDGVTIAREVELDDPYENLGAQLAKEVATKTNDVAGDGTTTATVLAQALVKEGLRNVAAGAAPGEIKRGIEVSVEAVAARLLENAREVEGTQVASVAAISAQSDEVGELLAEAFGKVGKDGVITIEESSTTQTELVLTEGMQFDKGYLSPYFVTDAERQEAVLEDALILINQGKISSLQDFLPLLEKALQANKPLFIIAEDIEGEALSTLIVNRIRGTLNVVAVKAPGFGDRRKAMLQDIATLTGAQVVSPDLGLSLDTVGLEVLGTARRITVTKDNTTIVDGAGSAEDVSDRVAQLRAELTRTDSDWDKEKLQERLAKLAGGIGVIKVGAATEVELKEKKHRIEDAVSSTRAALEEGIVSGGGSALIHALKALDESPAVKALEGDAAAAVGIVRRALVQPLRWIAQNAGFDGFVVVAKVSELEANHGFNAKSGEYEDLIAAGVIDPVKVTRSALRNAASIAALVLTTETLVAEKPAEEEDAHAGHQH, from the coding sequence ATGGCAAAGCAGCTTGCTTTTAACGATGCTGCCCGCCGGTCTCTTGAGGCCGGTATCGACAAGCTCGCCAACACTGTCAAGGTGACGCTTGGCCCGCGCGGCCGCAACGTCGTGCTGGACAAGAAGTGGGGAGCTCCCACCATCACCAACGACGGCGTGACCATTGCCCGCGAAGTTGAGCTTGATGACCCCTACGAGAACCTTGGCGCACAGCTGGCCAAGGAAGTAGCCACCAAGACCAACGACGTCGCAGGCGACGGCACCACCACGGCCACCGTGCTTGCACAGGCCCTGGTCAAAGAAGGCCTGCGCAACGTTGCTGCCGGCGCTGCTCCGGGTGAGATCAAGCGCGGCATCGAGGTTTCCGTTGAAGCCGTCGCAGCCCGCCTCCTGGAGAACGCCCGCGAAGTTGAAGGCACCCAGGTTGCCAGCGTTGCTGCCATTTCCGCGCAGAGCGACGAGGTTGGCGAGCTGCTGGCCGAGGCGTTCGGCAAGGTTGGCAAGGATGGTGTGATCACCATCGAAGAGTCCTCCACCACCCAGACCGAGCTGGTCCTCACCGAGGGCATGCAGTTCGACAAGGGCTACCTTTCCCCGTACTTCGTCACAGACGCAGAGCGCCAGGAAGCGGTCCTTGAAGACGCCCTCATCCTGATCAACCAGGGCAAGATCTCCTCGCTGCAGGACTTCCTGCCGCTGCTGGAGAAGGCACTGCAGGCCAACAAGCCGCTCTTCATCATTGCTGAAGACATTGAAGGCGAAGCCCTGTCTACGCTGATCGTCAACCGCATCCGCGGCACGCTCAACGTTGTTGCCGTCAAGGCGCCGGGCTTCGGCGACCGCCGCAAGGCCATGCTCCAGGACATCGCAACGCTGACCGGCGCCCAGGTTGTTTCCCCGGACCTCGGCCTGAGCCTGGACACCGTTGGCCTTGAGGTACTTGGTACCGCACGCCGCATCACGGTCACCAAGGACAACACCACCATTGTTGACGGTGCCGGATCGGCTGAGGACGTCTCGGACCGCGTTGCACAGCTGCGCGCTGAGCTGACCCGGACGGACTCCGACTGGGACAAGGAAAAGCTGCAGGAACGCCTGGCCAAGCTGGCCGGCGGCATCGGCGTGATCAAGGTTGGCGCGGCCACCGAGGTTGAGCTGAAGGAAAAGAAGCACCGCATTGAGGACGCTGTTTCCTCTACGCGTGCAGCCCTTGAAGAAGGCATCGTTTCCGGTGGCGGTTCCGCCCTCATCCACGCCCTCAAGGCATTGGACGAGTCCCCGGCCGTCAAGGCACTGGAGGGTGACGCTGCAGCTGCTGTGGGCATCGTCCGCCGCGCCCTGGTCCAGCCGTTGCGCTGGATCGCCCAGAACGCAGGCTTCGATGGCTTCGTTGTTGTTGCCAAGGTTTCCGAGCTCGAGGCCAACCACGGTTTCAACGCCAAGTCCGGCGAGTACGAGGACCTGATCGCCGCAGGCGTGATCGACCCCGTCAAGGTCACCCGCTCCGCACTCCGCAACGCCGCTTCCATCGCAGCCCTGGTTCTCACCACCGAGACCCTGGTTGCCGAGAAGCCGGCCGAGGAAGAAGACGCACACGCAGGCCACCAGCACTAA
- a CDS encoding response regulator transcription factor: MTMPATALDLGRSAFSERRWSDALDCLARADTEGGLPARDIELVASVAMLLGKEPEGVAYLTRAHDEYLTMGDMAGAARCAAWLVLYLMNLGEQARGSGWLSRAKHLLDGMVDPEEAEGYILIPTALRALYGGNPDTGNELFSRALALGQRFHDPDLTALGQLGVGTARITLGFPDEGLAFLDEAMVAVSAGEVSPIPSGIIYCAVIGSCRLTLDVARAHEWTAALARWCGQQPDMVMFSGQCQTHRAELFILHGAWEEALAALKIAQDRSRHGDPEATWGAWYFQGELFRLTGRDEEAASAYAKAAETGFEALPGLALLLLRQHKEAQAQTMVRRAMAGADPANRRRLLPSVVEIELAAGDLEAARAAADELAAPVGEACRPLEQALAAQAEAAVLLAEGNPQAALAAARKAWRLWYSLEAPFGQASCRVLAGRSCMLLADHDSAAMEFEAAQAGFADLGATPAVADVLELTGETSGDASPLTSRELEVLRLVAEGGANKTIARSLYLSEKTVARHVSNILTKLAVPSRVAATRYALDHHLLS, from the coding sequence ATGACGATGCCTGCCACAGCCTTGGACCTGGGACGCTCGGCGTTCTCCGAGCGTCGCTGGAGCGATGCGTTGGATTGCCTCGCCCGCGCGGACACCGAGGGTGGCCTGCCTGCCCGGGACATTGAGCTGGTGGCATCGGTGGCCATGCTCCTGGGTAAGGAACCGGAGGGTGTTGCCTACCTGACGCGAGCCCATGATGAGTACCTGACCATGGGGGATATGGCAGGAGCGGCCCGCTGTGCAGCGTGGTTGGTCCTCTACCTCATGAACCTTGGAGAACAGGCCCGGGGTTCGGGCTGGTTGTCCCGTGCCAAACACCTGCTGGATGGAATGGTTGATCCCGAGGAGGCCGAGGGCTACATCCTGATCCCCACAGCCTTGCGGGCACTGTATGGAGGGAACCCGGACACCGGCAACGAGCTCTTCAGCCGCGCATTGGCATTGGGACAGCGGTTCCACGACCCCGACCTGACGGCCTTGGGTCAGTTGGGCGTCGGGACTGCACGGATCACTCTGGGATTCCCTGATGAAGGCCTCGCGTTCCTGGACGAAGCGATGGTCGCGGTCAGTGCCGGGGAAGTTTCGCCCATCCCCTCGGGCATCATTTACTGTGCTGTGATCGGAAGCTGCCGCCTGACCTTGGACGTAGCCCGCGCACACGAGTGGACGGCTGCGCTGGCGCGCTGGTGCGGGCAGCAGCCTGACATGGTCATGTTCAGCGGCCAATGCCAAACGCACAGGGCCGAGCTCTTCATTCTCCATGGAGCCTGGGAGGAAGCCCTGGCGGCGCTTAAGATCGCACAAGACCGTTCCCGGCACGGCGATCCTGAAGCGACATGGGGTGCCTGGTACTTTCAAGGCGAGCTGTTCCGCCTCACCGGCCGTGATGAAGAAGCAGCCTCGGCCTATGCCAAGGCCGCCGAGACAGGCTTTGAAGCACTGCCGGGCCTGGCCCTCCTGCTCCTGCGGCAGCACAAGGAAGCGCAAGCCCAAACCATGGTGCGCCGGGCCATGGCCGGAGCTGACCCGGCCAACCGTCGTCGACTGCTCCCGTCGGTGGTGGAGATTGAGCTTGCAGCCGGCGATCTTGAAGCGGCCCGCGCAGCGGCGGACGAATTGGCGGCACCAGTTGGTGAAGCATGCAGGCCCTTGGAACAGGCGCTCGCTGCGCAGGCGGAAGCCGCTGTGCTGCTCGCCGAAGGAAATCCGCAAGCGGCCCTGGCTGCGGCGAGGAAGGCCTGGCGGCTCTGGTACAGCCTTGAGGCCCCCTTTGGCCAAGCCAGCTGCAGGGTTTTGGCGGGCCGTTCCTGCATGTTGCTGGCCGACCACGACTCTGCTGCGATGGAGTTCGAGGCCGCACAAGCCGGGTTCGCCGATCTCGGGGCAACTCCGGCAGTGGCGGATGTTTTGGAGTTGACTGGCGAAACGAGCGGGGACGCTTCTCCGTTGACCAGCCGTGAGCTGGAAGTCCTGCGGCTGGTGGCAGAGGGCGGCGCCAACAAAACCATTGCCCGTTCCCTCTACCTCAGCGAGAAGACAGTGGCACGGCACGTCAGCAATATCCTGACCAAACTGGCGGTGCCGTCACGCGTTGCTGCCACGCGGTATGCACTGGATCATCATCTTCTCAGCTGA
- the groES gene encoding co-chaperone GroES, whose protein sequence is MSVSIKPLEDRIVVRPLEAEQTTASGLVIPDSAQEKPQEGEVVAIGPGRFDDNGNRVPVDVAVGDVVIYSKYGGTEVKTGGNEYLVLSARDVLAIVVK, encoded by the coding sequence GTGTCGGTCTCGATTAAGCCTCTTGAGGATCGTATTGTTGTTCGCCCGCTCGAAGCAGAGCAGACCACCGCTTCCGGCCTGGTCATTCCGGACTCCGCACAGGAGAAGCCGCAGGAAGGCGAAGTTGTTGCAATCGGCCCCGGCCGCTTCGATGACAACGGCAACCGCGTACCGGTTGACGTAGCTGTTGGCGACGTCGTCATCTACTCCAAGTACGGTGGAACCGAAGTCAAGACCGGCGGCAACGAGTACCTCGTTCTGTCCGCCCGCGACGTCCTTGCGATCGTCGTAAAGTAA